CTTTCTGTAATTTTTGTGATGAAAGCGAATTAGATCCATTTAGTATGATTTCTTGTTATTATGCCATTATATGCATTGGCTCCCGACTAGGATTTGGATTTTGGGGGCTAATAACATTTTCTTGTGTGCTGCTGTATATAATCTTTGGACTGAAGGGAAACTTGAACAGACTAGCCAGACATCAGAGACGATGAACCTTTTTATTGCTAGTGTATTCTGGTGCTTGATTGTTTTATGTATACTCCTTTTAGGCTGGAATTTTGAGAGATGATTGTAGCTAAATTGGTTTATTAAAAAAAGGAACTAAAAGACAAGTTTCCCTACTTGAAAAATGCTCTTGACCGCCTTTACGAATGGGAACTCACAAAGTTCCACAAAAAACTCACGTTCAAGGTTTGGTCCaggataaaaaataaaattcaaatgaaaTAAACACACGAGATATTTTGTTTTATGCTGACCAAAGACTTCGATATGTTTCTGTTTTATGTTTCATTGTATCTATTTTAATCAATCAGGGGATAAAAAGATGATCAATTCAGAGTTGTGGCATGCGTGTGCTGGTCCATTGGTTGCTTTGCCTCCTGTTGGAAGCCTCGTGGTGTATTTTCCTCAAGGTCATAGTGAACAAGTATGTGTCATTTCTCCACTTATTGAAATTCGATGACATTTTATGCATTTTAGTTTCCCATGGAAGGAGTATTTTGCCCCAACAGGTGGCAGCATCGATGCAGAAAGAGACAGATGGCATCCCAAGTTATCCTAATCTTCCTTCCAAGTTGATTTGCATGCTCCACAATGTCACCTTACATGTACGATTTTTTATACATCTCTCACATTAAGTTCTTACAGTTGATGCTTTATTCCTGAATAGATAACCTTTGTTTCTGTGTGATGCTCAATATGGTAATTGcaccttatttatttatttgatgatATATGTATCATCAGGCTGATGCTGAAACTGATGAGGTCTATGCGCAGATGACTCTTCAACCTGTGAATAAGGTCTGTTGCCTATTTTATCctgtttattttcaatttaaaacttttaaggAGTATCATTACATGATATAGTATGTCTCCTGGCACACGAGTCcttgtttttgttttacaaAAATGATCAACCTAACTCGCTGAAtggttttattgtacaattttGAGAACTCGTTCAAGTTTTACCCTCGTTGCAATATGATGAAACAATCGGTCTGAAAAGAGTTTCCACTTGTTCATCTTACAGTATGACCAGGAAGCGTTACTCGTATCTGATATCGGGCTTAAGCACAATAGGCAACCTACCGAGTTTTTCTGCAAAAATCTGACAGCAAGTGACACGAGCACTCACGGTGGGTTTTCTGTTCCTCGTCGGGCAGCTGAGAAGATCTTTCCACCTCTTGTATGTGCTATTATATACTGGCACTTGTTATGTAAACTTTAAGATGCAGTGAGTAGATTTCAACCCATTCTTTTTCTAATGAAAATGTTGTTTTGTAGGATTTTTCAATGCAACCTCCTGCACAGGAGCTGTCAGCTAGAGATTTGCACGACCAAATATGGACCTTCAGACATATTTATCGAGGTATTCTGTCTTAGAGAtctttatgtgtttttcatttAGTTTTTCTTTGGCATCGATAAAAGCTCAAACAAATGTTCAGACGGAATATTTATGGTTGGTATCAGGTCAACCGAAAAGACACCTATTGACGACAGGTTGGAGTGTGTTTGTGAGCTCAAAAAGACTTATAGCTGGTGATGCTGTTCTTTTCATAaggtatataaatattttaaataatttgtgaCAAAATATCATCTCTTACATAATCTAGATCTCTAAATGACAACTTAGGGATGAAAAGTCACAGCTTCTCCTGGGTATTCGGCGAGCTAATAGGCAGCAGCCAGCACTTTCCTCATCTGTTATATCTAGCGATAGCATGCACATTGGTATTCTTGCTGCTGCCGCTCATGCTACTGCAAATAATAGTCCGTTCACTATATTCTATAATCCAAGGTAATGAATTTTGAATTGATATATTACATTATTACACTTTGTAATCTACTTATCAAAATTCTCATGACATGTTATGACAGGGCTAGCCCTTCAGAGTTTGTGATTCCGTTAGCCAAGTACAATAAAGCAATGTACACACAAGTTTCCCCGGGTTTGAGATTTAGGATGATGTTTGAGACTGAGGAGTCAGGAGTGCGCCGATACATGGGTACAGTTACTGGTATAAGCGATTTAGATTCTGTGCGCTGGAAAAATTCACAGTGGCGTAATCTTCAGGTAGTTTTCATCTTTTCAATAGGTGCTTTATGCCATTAGTTTCCATTTCAGCAGGTTGTAAGCTGTTTTTACAGGATTTAATTTCTCTGTCGAcgagaaaattttgttttatattttaagttgttaATGATCCCTTTACGTGAAGGTTGGATGGGATGAATCAACTGCTGGAGAACGCCCTAGTCGAGTCTCTATATGGGAAGTCGAACCTGTTGTTACTCCTTTCTACATTTGCCCGCCTCCTTTTTTCCGACCGAAGTTCCCCAAACATCCAAGTTTTCCAGGTAGATACTACATAtgtaacaataaaatttatcacagtgttattattatttttttcactgACACCGAGTGATTGAATCAGATGATGACCTCGATATGGAGAATATTTTCAAGCGAGGCATGCCCTGGCTTGCAGATGATTTTGGCGTAAAAGATGCGTCAAGCTCGATATTTCCCGGTCTTAGTCTTGTCCAATGGATGAGCATGCAACAAAATAATCAATTATCCGGTAATCAGTCGGGCTTATTTCCCAATTCATCTGTTCTACAAGGTAACCTTAGCACCGATGACCACACAaaacttttgaattttcaaaaccCATCTTTAGCTTCACATAATCTTCTGCCGGGTAAGGGGAATCTTCCGAATCTACAAGTTGACCAGCAGCAACAAGTCCAGCACATGTTTCAGTCTCCTACAAACACTCAGCAGCCACAACCAAGGCAGCAGCTTCCATTGCAGCAACCTCAGCCACAGCTCCTTCAGCAGACACTGCAGCAGTTGCAGCAGCAACCGCGGCTACCACAACAACCTGTG
This sequence is a window from Primulina huaijiensis isolate GDHJ02 unplaced genomic scaffold, ASM1229523v2 scaffold37385, whole genome shotgun sequence. Protein-coding genes within it:
- the LOC140968629 gene encoding auxin response factor 19-like, which encodes MKIPCGGFVANSGEGDKKMINSELWHACAGPLVALPPVGSLVVYFPQGHSEQVAASMQKETDGIPSYPNLPSKLICMLHNVTLHADAETDEVYAQMTLQPVNKYDQEALLVSDIGLKHNRQPTEFFCKNLTASDTSTHGGFSVPRRAAEKIFPPLDFSMQPPAQELSARDLHDQIWTFRHIYRGQPKRHLLTTGWSVFVSSKRLIAGDAVLFIRDEKSQLLLGIRRANRQQPALSSSVISSDSMHIGILAAAAHATANNSPFTIFYNPRASPSEFVIPLAKYNKAMYTQVSPGLRFRMMFETEESGVRRYMGTVTGISDLDSVRWKNSQWRNLQVGWDESTAGERPSRVSIWEVEPVVTPFYICPPPFFRPKFPKHPSFPDDDLDMENIFKRGMPWLADDFGVKDASSSIFPGLSLVQWMSMQQNNQLSGNQSGLFPNSSVLQGNLSTDDHTKLLNFQNPSLASHNLLPGKGNLPNLQVDQQQQVQHMFQSPTNTQQPQPRQQLPLQQPQPQLLQQTLQQLQQQPRLPQQPVLLPPVTNGVTLDQTANQNSHQIGVYPQLPQQKILTGNPHLLQNDSLVNRTTFPVTSLTQDLVFLQPVEQQSSMRPQQQQLQLQLQQKPQMQLFSQQNLSDQQMQLQLLQKLQQQQQQQQSSSPLNPLLEAQCLSKQQLQQNQHAQNLCLPPKVNMGTFPGSSSVQSPKFPTNQFQHKSPLENIRGRVEGDAPSRSTSPSKNNFQASQSNFFNRYQTGPTTLLDNATVHHTTDLVQETITKTDFRIKHEFPNSKPTEQPKYKGTATNRLDAASTATSYCQDTGILQQNFPLNGLETDVQSQIRNSLPFTGNINGLAPDALLSRGYDSGKDIQNLLSNYSGPPRDIDTDLSSGINSQSFGMPNMSFKPGCSNEVAINESTVLNSGLWSNQAPRMRTYAKVGLPQRHPSLSRLLSL